Below is a window of Plasmodium brasilianum strain Bolivian I chromosome 14, whole genome shotgun sequence DNA.
tgttatttctttttttaagtgaattttttttattacgagaaattattttgttattcttatttaatttgttgATAGGCGTTCTCTGCTTTTTCagaacttttttattttgtaatccttttttactttgggaatttttttttttttgtgtttttttcgttcttttctgaatttttttctttatcgtAGTTATTTTACCTTTCGGAACTTCTGCACATTTCTGAAATTCGTCATACTGAACGTCTTCACCTACCTTTACTTCTTCATATTCTTGAAATTCTTTACAATCATGAAATTCTTCAAATTCCATAAATTCTTTACAATCCTGAAATTCTTCAACTTCCTGAAATTCTTCAACTTCCTGAACTTCTTCATATTCCggaacttttttattttcctgaACATCTTTATTTTCCTGAACTTCTTCATATTCCAGAATTGCTTCATATTTCTGAACTAATTCATTCACCTGAACTGACTCATACTCCTGAATTACTTTACGTTGCTGAATTTCCTTATTTTGCTTAAGTCTTTTCTTTTGCTGGACTTTTTTATCTTGCACCTTTCTTTTTCGTTTCttggctttttttttttccaggacttttttattttgggcttttcttttctttttcatggcttttttcttttccttagGAACTTTGTCTTCTGAAATTTCTTTATCGCACGAGCTTTTATCAAGAGCCAAATTTTTTTCAGCAGACGAATTTGTTTCCAAAGCCTCATTTTTTTCAGCAGACGAATTTGTTTCCAAAACCTCATTTTTTTCAGCAGACGAATTTGTTTCCAAAACCTCATTTTTTTCAGCAGCAGAATTTGTTTCCAAAACCTCATTTTTTTCAGCAGCAGAATTTGTTTCCAAAACCTCATTTTTTTCAGCAGCAGAATTTGTTTCCAAAACCTCATTTTTTTCAGCAGCAGAATTTGTTTCCAAAACCTCATTTTTTTCAGCAGAcgaatttgtttttaaagcCTTATTTGTTTCAGCAGCAGAATTTATTTCTTCTGAGGAGCTTTTTTCAACAgtcaaatttttttcatcagcAGAATTTGTTTCCAAGtcctcatttttttcaagaaTCGAATTTATATCGATAGTCGAATTATTTCCAACAGCAGCATTATTTCCAACAGCAGAATCTCTTCCAACAGCAGAATCTTTTCCAGCAGCAGCATTATTTCCAACAGCAGAATCTTTTCCAACAACAGCATTATTTCCAACAGCAGCATTATTTCCAACAGCAGAATCTTTTCCAACAGCAGAATCCTTTCCAACAGCAGAATCTTTTCCAACAGTAGAATCTTTTCCAACAGATGGACTTCTTTTAGGAGGAGAACTTCTCATTGGGGGCATATTTCTtctaaagaaaaatattcttttaaaggccatatttaatgaatcgcacaaatttattttactaaacAAATGTCCCTTAGCAGACGAATTTTCCCCAGCAGATGAATTTTTCTTGACAGATGAACTTCTTTTAACGGACAAACATCTAATGTATGAACCTCTCATAAAGTCTGAAGTTCTTCTAGGGCTTAAATATCTTCCACTATCTGTAGTTCTTCCTGCGTTTAAATTTCTTCTATCGCTTAAAGCTATTTTAGCACATGAGTCTCGTTTATAtcctaaatttttttcagcAACTACAATCCATTCATCATCatcctcttttttattttttttgttcttatcACTTTTGTCTTCGTTAAATTTCCCTTCATTGGATGATGTACCATTTTGACTTGTCCTTGTGCTACACGAAGAAGAATCATCTGACTGCACCTTCTTAGTAATGATCCTATTCTGATCACCTTCGTTATCACAAGTTTTAGGTACCTTtaaatatctttttctttgtcTTTTACGTTTaccttctttcttttcttcgCCCTTGTTATTTTCCCTACATTTTACTTCTTTCTCATctttcttcttatttttttcaattttatgtAGAACCAATGCATTTTGAGTCATCCCATTGACATTCATTCCTTCTGTTCCTTGTTCCTGTTCGtttctcattttttctaCTAGCACATTATCAGAATCCACAGGGCTATCGATATCCTTTAATTCATTCGGACTCATTTGGGCACACAGCGTTTCCTTGAAGTTTCTTTTAGGagcaaaataattatttatgataataaatttatctttactcattttgaaaatatttttagttGAACACTCTATATTCTGCGTGTAGTTATTTGTTGTAGCactagctttttttttctctaaatatatatatataagtacatatatttacaaatagacacttatatatatatgtatgtatgtatgtatgtgtatgtatgtatgtatgtgtatgtatgtatgtgtatgtatgtatgtatgtatgtgtatgtatgtaagtatgtatgtgtatgtatgtatgtatgtgtatgtatgtatgtatgtgtatgtatgtatgtatgtatgtatgtgtatgtatgtataggTGAATTCAAAATTATGTGTATATCTATGAGTATATATAGGTAAATTCTCAAGTAAAACTTTATATAAGTGCCTGTTTATGTAAATACACAATTATGCGTATAtctttgtgtatatatgcgtaGATGCACAAGTATATCTATATGCTTGTGTGCTTATGTAAATTCACAAGTACAGCtacatatatctatatagATATTTATAGACAAATTCacaagtatacatatatgtatctgtatgtgtatgtttaGGTAAATTCACAAGAATACCTGTATGCGTACTTTTGtgtaagtaaatatataagtaaacatatatgaatttgtatgtttgtgtaaattaacaaatatgCTTAGATGTATCTATatgtttttgtaaatttacaagtaaaactacatatatatctatatgtatatatatagataaactCACATGTTTATCGATGTAAGTGTAGATGTATAAGTAAATTCACAAGTATATCTTCGTGTGTGCGGATGTATATGTAAAGTCacagatatacatatatgtatctgTGTGTCTATTTATATTCACCAGTAAACTTATATGTATGCTTTTGTTTATGTAAATTCACAATTATGTGTATCtctttatatacatatgtgtagattaaaaagtatatctATATGCATATGAATGTTTCAGTAAACTCACAGgtataactatatatatatatatatacctatttaTAGATAAATTCACAACTACTGCATCagtatatgtaattatagaTAAATTCACAAGTATAATTGCATGTATCTGTACTTGTATTTACATGTAAATTCATAAGTGTAtctatatacatgcatatgtttAGGTAAATTTACaagtacatttatatatatatctgtgtgtatatgtttagGTAAATTTACaagtacatttatatatatctgtgCGTGTATGTTTAGGTAAACTCACAAGTGCATCTACATGCATGCATAAATTTAGGTAAATTTACAGGAATACCTATTTGTATGGGTTTGTTTACGTAAATTCACAAGAATACCTATTTGTATgtgtttatttatgtaaattcaCAAGTATATCTACgtgcatgcatatatataagtaaattcACAAGTATGACTACATgtatctgtatatatatttatacataaattcaCTAGTACACCTATATTCATGTGTATGTTTAAGTAAATTCACAAGTTTAACTACATGTAtctatatgtgtatatataggtaAATTCACAAGTTTAACTACATGTAtctatatgtgtatatataggtaAATTCACAAGAATACCGATATGCATGCGTATGTTTAGGTAACTTCACAATTATGCCtacatgcatgtatatatttttgtaaatttataagGGCATCTATATGTATCCATAAGTATCTGTAAATTTACAAGTATACCTAcatgcatgtgtatatatagataaatacTCACGTATATCTATATACGCTGGTATGTATACCTATACACAGCTCATACAGGAGGGATAGctgatctttttttttttttttttgcttattttaatttatatattttttatgttatttatatttctctttACTCAATTTGATTTATTATCCTACTTaggtaatattttattttcataaattagCTGTTATAACGTTACTATAATACTTTTCTAATAAAGTGTGCATaagatatttaaaaatttcttgcttaaataatttttttttaaaagttgaaaataaaaatgtttttaatttatttttttttttcaaaaaataaaaaatgtaacatctttgaaaaataaaaaataatattattttaacatctaatttttttttaattttatttcttttcattttctctttttttttttcttatttcaaTTTACATAACAAAAATTAGATTCTAGGAatcttaaaaaaagaaaaaccaagaagaaaccaaaaaaaaaaaaagaaaaggcgTACAGAGACATATGAAATATGCACAAAGATACAACGTAAATACTGGAACACCTTGCATAAAAGCTCATTTCTTATAGTTTATTCTTCATTAACATGTGtacttgtatgtatatatatatatatacatacatatatgtagaCGTAAGTAGGTCTCTTTACGCGTCTAATTCATCTAACTTTACACTATTATATTCACATTgtgcttcttttttctcgTATTATCATATTTGTTTTCCTATTAACTAGGGTTTACGGggataacaaaaaaaaaaaaaaattttaggaAGCATGCTAGTAttgcttttttcttttaaaatttttttttttttcgcatAAGGCTATATAAATAGATTCATATGTACGCATATAGGTTGcatacacatgcatatatgcatacatttaGGCACCGTACATATATCGCAAATTTATGATTTTCTTGTGCATGTGCGAACATTCGTgcataacaaaaaaaaaaaaaaaaaaaaaaaaaaaaaaaagaaaagaaatgcaAGAATGATTTTTTGCGTGAGTGATAATAGTATGTACAGAAAAACAAAACTGAATGAAATCTGAGTAGTGCATCTCAAGTGacgttattaaaaaataaaattgcatTATCGtttaagaaaagaaatactAACTTCTACATTATAATTAActcatatttatgtatatatataaatatatagaaatgaagaaatacAAGAAATGCACAAAATTACGAAGCATACCATGACATTCCATAAAAATGCTACGCAAATTTGCATGCAACATACGTAATAAATAAGAGtaacaaaaaacaatattaGTAGAATATTCACTCCCACaacatgcatgtatatatatatttatatattcatatatgtatgtatattaatatatatgtttccTTATAAGTATGcactcaaaaaaaaatcctctgttttttaaaaaaaatgaaaaaaaaaatcacaCACCGTCACTGTACGCATTTGTACAAAAGGAAAGTTACGACACAGATGATACCAAATTATTTGGcttcaaaaaattttgcaaatACCTCAGATAACTAATTATTTGAGAGGAATACAAAttcatgtaaaaaattttactctCTCTGATTTTTGATAATTCTTCTATAGGTTTAAAATCATTATTTAGTAAAATAGTTTTATCTATAACATCTATATTTTctctataaaatttaataatatctattggattattttgaaatttgTTATCtcgaattatatttattgttctCTCAATATCCTCATATTTGTAGTTTAAAAGTTGGATATACTctaaattttctttcttgaaattattcatatataaatcaaattgttcaaaaatttctttttcttttttacgtaagttattatttatataactaaTTTTACTGTTTAAATCATAGTAACATTCGCTTAATATGGAAGACCAATCATTTTTTGTATCTTGTAAAGATTCGTAAAAATTTCTCTCCAAATCATTTATTAGGTCACTTATTATTTCATTCCATTGTATtaagtaattatttaaaactgTTATAAAAGcagtatttatattttcaatattacaATCTGTAGTATGTATTCCATTAATTGCACATTCTGAGCAAAAACATTTGCTACAACAGGTGTGACAAAAATATTGTATGGGATAATTATAGTGTTGATTGCATCTTATGTTTTCAATtgttgtaaaatttttattatttatactgcTGTcagttattattttatttgctcCATTATTTAGTGTATTTGCTTTTACATTTGTTATGCATATTTCCCTCTCCGAGCTATTATTTGAATAGAGACAACTATCATCACTTGAACTTATATCAACGCGACATACACTGCTGTTTGATAAAAGACATACGTTCCCATATTTTTCTGTCTCTTCCTGGATATCatatcttttttcattttgtactATACTGCTCCTTttatcaaataatttttccgtttttttttttttttttttttttttttttcttctaccGCTACACCTATCGCTAAGTCgttcttttcttattttctccttttttttagttcCCTTCAGATATTCACCCATTCCAGTAGATGATCCTATTGTTCCCATAATAGAAGAATTTTCACTGTCATAACTACTTGCATTTTTTAGATCCTCTACTAGATTATTTAGTTTTTCCGAAATTCTAAggttgtttttcttttttccctccTTATCTAttagcattttttttctttcataaaAATGCTTTTCGTCATACTTGTCAAAATCAGAGTAATCATCATCGTCATAAACTTTGTACTTCTTTTTTGCGGAATTTTCATGAAAACTTTCTTCTTCCATATTGGTTAGAATTTCTATATCATCCCCTGTTAcgtttaaaaatttctttggacactttgctatttttttaagatgTATACCCTTTTTGTCTATTTCATAGTAATTATGAATTTTCCTATTTTcacaatttaatttatttagaaCATCGTTATCGTGTATACTACTACAACATTCTTCACATAAATATTCTACACAGTCTTTGCAGTATATTTTAGCTTCATTGAATGAacaaatattacatatgtaGGAATATCTATTTAAATCGTCTGTATGTTCATCAaggtatttatatttactactTGCTactaacaatttttttaaattttcattttttaaaacatcaATATTTAACGTGTCATTAAAAGTTACACTTAACTTTTTAACATCTTCttcattaataattttatttttttgttcttcattattacttaagaaattaaagtaaaatgtaTGAACATTTAAAACATCGGATGAAAATAGACCAACTTTTGTTAGTAATTCAACTGTATCTAAAGTAAgtttgtttttaatattacataaaaaacatgtaatataacctaatttttcttttttaaatatcatTTCTATTTCACTACTATTCATTCTTTCATTCTTTGCATTTTGGGGATTTACAAAGCATTCTTCTatcttataattttctacctttttttttacacttttttCTTTGGAGCAAGTTTTCAAAAAGTTCTCGtattttttctgtaattGTATACTTGCACAAATTAGACAAATCAAGTGTTTacatgataaaattaaaacatccTCGACTTCCCTACTGCAGTTGGCGCATCGATAGGTTCTAACGCTACAAAGAAAAGGTACCAAAATTTTCAGTAgcgtttgtttttttttttaatgcgCATCAACAagaacatatacatatatacgtatacatgtgcatatgtataaaaacatagaatacatatgtaaacataCGCATGTGTACCGTACGCCCAACAGTtattaatttcttattttttccaatGAAGCAGAGTTaaatgtgtgcatatatgaaAGTGAATATGCAATTATAGAAAAACTTGCATAAATGCTGGCTTACTGCTCATTATCTACTTCACATAACTCCTTTTCTGAGCCTTCCTCTCCCTCTTCCTCGAATTCTTCGCTACACTTTTCTGAAATGTCAGAGGAATGTTcgctttttaattttataacttCGTTCGATGAGGACATATTATTCATcctgcatatttttttttttcagattAGAACAAAAAGATGTTAAAAAATGCTCATGGATTGGAAAAAATGagaggaataaaaaaaatcattctTCCAATTTTTCTAGCCAAAAAGGGGGGTAaaatttacacatatatatatata
It encodes the following:
- a CDS encoding tripartite motif protein, which produces MNNMSSSNEVIKLKSEHSSDISEKCSEEFEEEGEEGSEKELCEVDNEHVRTYRCANCSREVEDVLILSCKHLICLICASIQLQKKYENFLKTCSKEKSVKKKVENYKIEECFVNPQNAKNERMNSSEIEMIFKKEKLGYITCFLCNIKNKLTLDTVELLTKVGLFSSDVLNVHTFYFNFLSNNEEQKNKIINEEDVKKLSVTFNDTLNIDVLKNENLKKLLVASSKYKYLDEHTDDLNRYSYICNICSFNEAKIYCKDCVEYLCEECCSSIHDNDVLNKLNCENRKIHNYYEIDKKGIHLKKIAKCPKKFLNVTGDDIEILTNMEEESFHENSAKKKYKVYDDDDYSDFDKYDEKHFYERKKMLIDKEGKKKNNLRISEKLNNLVEDLKNASSYDSENSSIMGTIGSSTGMGEYLKGTKKKEKIRKERLSDRCSGRRKKKKKKKKKTEKLFDKRSSIVQNEKRYDIQEETEKYGNVCLLSNSSVCRVDISSSDDSCLYSNNSSEREICITNVKANTLNNGANKIITDSSINNKNFTTIENIRCNQHYNYPIQYFCHTCCSKCFCSECAINGIHTTDCNIENINTAFITVLNNYLIQWNEIISDLINDLERNFYESLQDTKNDWSSILSECYYDLNSKISYINNNLRKKEKEIFEQFDLYMNNFKKENLEYIQLLNYKYEDIERTINIIRDNKFQNNPIDIIKFYRENIDVIDKTILLNNDFKPIEELSKIRESKIFYMNLYSSQIISYLRYLQNFLKPNNLVSSVS